In one window of Maniola hyperantus chromosome 18, iAphHyp1.2, whole genome shotgun sequence DNA:
- the LOC117990704 gene encoding uncharacterized protein, giving the protein MSSKLTVLVFVTFITIGYGLTPTNYDISRNRILKNGGGIGYGQYGSGYPGGYVDGYPDGYPGGYPGHYRPEGPPGAHPGCPLCDSSVYSYCSHKHDHDSCCCDNNRYHPFMCRRTDCKFLYANSCKEYHLISNCCCVDLQKNAVPVAPLLAPVIAA; this is encoded by the exons ATGTCTTCCAAGTTAACTGTTCTGGTATTTGTGACATTTATTACCATTGGATATG GTCTCACCCCGACCAATTACGATATCAGCAGAAACAGAATATTAAAAAACG GAGGTGGGATCGGCTACGGGCAGTACGGCAGCGGCTACCCAGGCGGCTACGTGGACGGCTACCCGGATGGGTACCCGGGCGGGTATCCAGGGCACTACCGGCCGGAAGGGCCGCCAGGCGCTCATCCTGGCTGTCCACTGTGCGACTCGTCGGTGTACAGTTATTGCTCACACAAGCATGATCACGACTCATGCTGCTGTGATAATAATCgat ACCATCCGTTCATGTGCCGACGCACGGACTGCAAGTTCCTGTACGCGAACTCGTGCAAGGAGTACCATCTCATCTCCAACTGCTGCTGCGTGGACCTGCAGAAGAACGCCGTGCCCGTAGCGCCCCTGTTGGCGCCTGTCATTGCGGCTTAG
- the LOC117990873 gene encoding SCP2 sterol-binding domain-containing protein 1-like, protein MVTVAHAVVRSFVTVKVRSLTACNSARTDLTYNMGATHSDANLSKSELVTKIKARLESVDPLKAKELGGVFLFNIFKGTSVYSWTLDLNKVTVYEGEPEDDPDTTFTLNEHNFKQLVTGREDPRVIMQAGRCSVTGDIMRAMKLEPYIKLN, encoded by the exons ATGGTCACCGTAGCACACGCCGTGGTCCGAAGTTTTGTAACAGTGAAAGTCCGCAGCCTCACCGCCTGCAACTCTGCCAGAACGGATCTGACATACAACATG GGCGCAACGCATAGTGACGCAAACCTCAGCAAGAGCGAGCTGGTGACCAAGATCAAGGCGCGCCTGGAGAGCGTGGACCCGCTCAAGGCCAAGGAGCTGGGCGGAGTCTTTCTGTTCAACATCTTTAAAGGGACTTCCGTTTATTCTTGGA ctctGGACCTAAACAAAGTGACTGTTTACGAAGGGGAACCGGAAGACGACCCCGACACGACGTTCACCCTCAACGAGCACAACTTCAAGCAGCTGGTCACTGGGCGAGAGGACCCGCGCGTCATCATGCAGGCCGGCCGCTGCTCCGTTACCGGCGACATCATGCGAGCTATGAAACTTGAACCTTACATCAAGCTAAATTAG